Below is a window of Malus domestica chromosome 13, GDT2T_hap1 DNA.
ttcactttgtgtcataaccCTTCCTTGTCCCGTTTGCCTTTCCTTCTCCTATAAATAAAAGCCTTTGCCACACACCATTGAGATAATCCATCCTTCACCAGATTTCATAAACCCATccttctacaccatccataacccccaaaactcgATATcaaaccttgtgccgcagcaagaaggGAGGAGAGCCCTTGGACGGGCTTGCCATTTGAGCTAGGATTGCTGGAatgttttaggtgtaatctttcttttgttttcaatgtttcaattcaataatctttgttttgtgagtatgaggaattaaacccctcttagctaaggggaatttgaaaccatgttcatacttgcaatatgatttgattacatctagttgtgattcataagttgtgaattctatttacttatccgtttgaagtaaaactgatttgtgtgtgttggttgagagtgcacgcttaattttcatgcataaatctgacgctaggatataagggagttcacctaatcgttatgaacttatattcttaagtagtgaaggttgcttgtcacaatcgcgttaagtaaattcttggcataagtttcatgtaAATTCTTTGCTCAtatctttattatgcaattcatgtagggaacttgtgaagaatgctttgggttattgtatgcaatcatccaattcaatgaaattaggaaaatctgagggttaatcagtgcaattcacagttaatctggggcattgaggattaggaaaagcaactggaaatcattttctttGCAAGTGTGTTAAaggtggagaagaacctcctagctagcctatcatccatagttttaccccaaattcgtccaaattttgcttagtttacaatctgtttgttttgttttcaaattcaccaaaaccaaacccccactttagagtgtctaattagttagaatctgtttagtttgtatttttaagtgttttgaatcaatataaaaccaaaattcgtccaaaaagtgtgttagagtcagaaactgcctaattattgtttttaggcagttttgagcgtttttagcttgttttgagtcttttgagtttgatttgagttctttgagtctagttaagtgtttttagcctctttttatatatttaagtcagtttagactgttttagcaatccctcctaatccccggtttaagaacgatccctgcttattcatactacaattgtcaacaagtgggtttaatttgtgtgctgaTAGTTCACATTTCGTGTGCATTTATATCCTCCATATTTGGcatctttgtgatgtttttggatCAAACTAGTTGTATTTTACATTATTTGGTGTTAGTGTGCAGCCAAGTgtgttttaggatcaattggAAGGCAAATGAAGTAAAAACACCCTTTTTGGTAGCTGAGCATTATTCCAAGCGTGGAGAAGATTTTGGGGAGTTAATTTGAAGTCCAAATGAGGAATCAAGGACTATTTTGGCTGCTGGAATTTCAGGAAAAGATGTGGAAGGAAGTGGTGCAATTCGGACATATTGGGTGGTTCCACACACCTTGCCGTGCATTCCCTTACCTTTCCAGCTCCCTTTTACACCAAAAACATGCACTCCCATTAATTAAACCATTCAGCCACATTTACACCAACAAACACAGCCATGCCGTGCACTTTCATACCCCTTTTCCAGCCTGTACAACCACTTCCAGGTTGTCCACTTCATCCTTGCAGCTATTCCACATGCATCTTCAATTAAATAAGCCACATGCAGGCATATTTCCTTTGTGCCGTGCATTTACCATTCCAGAAATCCACCCACCCCATCATCATTCACAAAAACAGCTCATCTTTGCCCTTCCAGCTCCACTTTTCTAAAGGCATCCGTATGCTCTCCCATAAAACCCCTATAATAACTATGCAAACTCACTTCTTCAAGGGGGGATTCCATCATACCATTATTCACACACATAGCTGCTCCATTTCTGTCCATTCTCTCTCCCATTTACAGAAACCATTCAATCATAGCCGCTCCACCTTCATTTACATCACACTTGGAGAACCAACACCGAAGGCCACTCTTAAGGGATTTTCGACACCAGTTTTGCTTCAAGGGTTTCTTCTTCTTAATTCTATGTTCACTCATGTTATATATTTCTATGTCAAACCTTTTGTAAACATGAAGTGTAACTAATCTCTTTCTAGGGATTCGATGTAGCCTAGCAAGATTGCCATCTAGTTAAATCAGAATGCTCAGTTGATCCTtctatttcttgtttcattctctgatttaattgtgactttgtgtgttgattttaatgcttgatcaccatttgaATTAAACACAGGTTGTCTAGCCAATATTAAAAGCACACATCATGCATAATCTTGGTAGATATGGGAATGATTGAAGGGAATGTTTTGCAAACATCCTGCCAAGTGTTTCCTTTGGTTTTATGAAAGTTTCTTATGCGTGACACATTCTTGATTAGGAACCAAAGTTGCACATCACAATTAGGTTCTTGACTAggaacatttgatcaaatccacacatcatatggttgatcatatctaagtgaaacaaactcaagaaataGGTAGATGGCTGAGCATAAACTGACTTAACAAACATGGAATTGGTTTAGCAATGGTGAAACCGAATCCCTAGCTTCATATCCATTGGTGCTATcccattttattacttgttgatTCATTTTCGTGTGTTCTCAAGTTACAACAACAAATCTGTCTAAATTGATTAGTTTTATTATCTAATAGGGTTCTTGCAAAACAAGTGGTTGTATAGGTCCAATTAGTCCCTGTggattcgacacccttacttgtgctaTTATACTCAACATGTTTTAGCACTAGGAAGGAATTAATTCAACAaaaatggcgccgttgccggggactgATTTCAGTCCCTTATAATTGCTTGTTTTGCTATTAAACCGTGTTCTTTTCATTTTAAGTAGAGTTCTGATTTTTATTCaaacttgttttattttgtttcaggTAGTATATGTCAAATAGACTTGTTGAGTTAGGCCAAAGAATTGAAGGGTTAAAGGGCAACACTTTGGACAACTTTGTGCCAACAAGTTCATCCATTGTCCGTGAAGAAAAGGAAGGGAATTCGTCTAGTTCAACAAGTGAAGGATCTGAGCACGTTAATtgggaaagagaagaagagatggCGGGCAACCAAGATGAGCTTCGAGCTTTGGAGGACTTTGCTCAGCCAATCATACCAAATTCACCTTCATGCATCTTGCTGCCCACAGAAGCTAGAAACTATGATCTTAAATCTTCACATTTCCATATGCTTCCCTCTTTTTATGGCTTACCTAATGAAGATCCTTTAGCTCATGTTAAAGAATTTTATAATGTTGTGAGTGGTTTACCTTTGCAGGGAGTAAGTGAAGCAAATTTGAGGATAAGAGTGTTTCCTTACACCTTGAAAGATAGGGCTAAAGGTTGGTTGACGACTCTAGCACCAGGTTCCCTCACCACATGGGATGCCGTGGCTAAGAAgtttttggagaagttcttttcCACTCAAAAGACAGCCACATTAAGGGGACAAATCTTCAACTTCAAACAAGATGATGGAGAACCTTTCAATGAGTGTTGGGAGCGCTTTAAAGGCCTTTTGCTGCAATGTCCACACCATGGGTTAcctcttcacttacaaatgcaAATTTTCTATGATGGACTAACCCAAACATGTCAATCAACTGTTGATAATGCAGCAGGTGGagctttgaagaaaaagaatgctCAAGAGTCATATAACATTTATGAGATGTTGGGGTCTAATGCTCAACACAAAGATTTAAGGGGTAAGAAAGTTGGAATATATGAAACAAGCTCTAATCATGATCTTTCGTTGCAGGTAGCTAACCTAGAAAAGAAGCTTGAATCCGTGCTCAACATGGTGCCAAAAGCAAATGAGGTGTGTGCCATTTGCAACATACCAAACCACCTTACTCATCAATGTCCATCTAGGGAAGCTTACCCCGAGTTTGTCCAAGAGCAAGTGAACCTCATGAATTCTTACAATCAAAGGCCAAGGAATGATGTgtattcaaacacatataacccaagttggagagatcatcccaaCCTTTCATGGAAGAACAACAATCAAAATCAATTCCAAAACTTCCAACCAAAACCTGCCACTACACTTGAGGATACGGTTAAGTTGTTAGCTCAAAACACCTTGCAATTCCAACAAACCACAAATAGCACATTCCAACAACATTCGGCGGCTCTAACCAAAATGGAGACACAATTGGGACAGATTGCTGATGCCTTGAACCAAAGAGAGGTTGGAAAGTTTCCAAGCCAACCCGTGATACTCCAAAGGAACCAAGAGCAAGCCAAAGCAATCACTACACTTAGAAATGGTAAGGTTATCAATAATAGAGTTGGCAATGAAGTTACTAATGAATTTGATCATGTGAATGCAGGGGTTACTCAAGGAGAAAATGAGAAACCAAATGAGGAACCAAGCCATGCTACTTCCTCATTgttgcgaaatagataagcacacaaattaaaccctctttttgtctaattgtagcaaagatgtaagtagggatcgttctaaaccggggattaggagggattgctaaacacttggaaactgacttaaaaactcaaaaacaaagtttaaaacactaaactagactcaaagaatgcaaaactaaagtttaaaacacttaaacaaccctagaactcaaaacagcaactagaagactcaaaactgcctaaaaaccactttctgggcagttttgagcacctacactaatttggacgaaattggatgaaaacttgaatcaaaacacttagaaacacaaatcaaaacactttctaactaatctaagactctaAAATAAGGGGggttgttttggacgaaaatttaacacaaaaacagaaactttaactaaacagattgcaaaaactattttggtgaaatagatggttaaaaggctagttaggaggttcttctccacacatgtcacacttgcaaacaaaacgattttcagttgttcttccaatgaattatgaatactcaacgccccaaattaaccgtgaattgcactaattaaccctcagtttttccacaagttattaagttggatgattgcatacgacaacccaaaacattccctacaagttccctacatgaattgcataatagagaaacaagcaagaatcattacgttctatgaaaaac
It encodes the following:
- the LOC139190924 gene encoding uncharacterized protein, yielding MSNRLVELGQRIEGLKGNTLDNFVPTSSSIVREEKEGNSSSSTSEGSEHVNWEREEEMAGNQDELRALEDFAQPIIPNSPSCILLPTEARNYDLKSSHFHMLPSFYGLPNEDPLAHVKEFYNVVSGLPLQGVSEANLRIRVFPYTLKDRAKGWLTTLAPGSLTTWDAVAKKFLEKFFSTQKTATLRGQIFNFKQDDGEPFNECWERFKGLLLQCPHHGLPLHLQMQIFYDGLTQTCQSTVDNAAGGALKKKNAQESYNIYEMLGSNAQHKDLRGKKVGIYETSSNHDLSLQVANLEKKLESVLNMVPKANEVCAICNIPNHLTHQCPSREAYPEFVQEQVNLMNSYNQRPRNDVYSNTYNPSWRDHPNLSWKNNNQNQFQNFQPKPATTLEDTVKLLAQNTLQFQQTTNSTFQQHSAALTKMETQLGQIADALNQREVGKFPSQPVILQRNQEQAKAITTLRNGKVINNRVGNEVTNEFDHVNAGVTQGENEKPNEEPSHATSSLLRNR